The stretch of DNA CCTTCCGTACGTACTGTCCACTATGGCCACCACGTCGCTGGAGGACGTCGCGGCAGCAGCGCCCAGTGCAGAGCGCTGGTTCCAGTTGTATGTCTGGAGGGACCGCACACTCACCGAACAACTGGTGCAACGAGCTGCACAGTCCGGCTACTCGGTTCTGGAAATCGCTGCTGTGCCACTACGCGGCACGGTTTCCGTGGGGGATTCCTTGGCCTCCTATTCCTTCACGTTGTGCCAGAACCGGGTTCCGGTCTTACCGGCGCGCCGCAGGACTGGGACCAGCCCGAGGACCAGCAGGTCGGCGGCGGGTCATGGTGGGGGTGGCGGCTGCCGCCCTATGGGAGGTCGCGCCCCGCCGCCCCGCCGCCCCGCCGCCCCGCCGCCCCGCCGCGGAGCGCTCGGCGTCCACGGCCAGGACCGGCAGGGTGCGGGCAACACGGCGGGCGGTGCGGGACAGGACGTTGCCACTGACGTCGTACTTGTCGTCGAGCGAGACGAAAGTGGACCCGCCGATGCCGAGCCGGGCCAGCCCGTCCAGCAGCGCGATGCCCACACCGCCCGACCGCACGGCGACACCCGCCGTGCCCGGCCTGGGATGCCCGGCGGCGAAAGTGGCGTCCAGGCGGACGGCGTCCTCGGTGTTGGCCAGGCCCAGGCAGTTCGGGCCCACCAGCCGCATGCCGTGACGACGGCGCGCGTTCATCAGGTTCTCCGCCAGGTTTGCGTCCAGACAGGCCGAGACGACGAGCAGGGCGTGCACGCCGGCTTCCCCGCGCTCCTGGGCGACCTGGGGAACGGCCGCGGTGGGGACGGCGACGACCGCGAGGTCGAGCACTTGCGGCAGCGCGGCCACGGACCGACAGGCGCGCACCCCGGTGATCACGGACGCCTGCGGATGCACGACGAGGCCCCGACCGGTGAAGGACGCGGTGAGGATGTTGCGCAGGTTCGCCCGCCCCACGGATCCAGGAGTGCGGCCGGGGTCTGATCACCGCGACGGCGCGAGGGGCCGCAAGGGGCGCAGGGTGACGACGTAGGCGAGTCGGCCGCGGTTGTCCACGGCATTCGGCCTTCCGACGGGTGCGACGTCAGTGGGATCCGTGAGCCGGACTGGCCGCCGGACGACGGCAACGAGGACGACACCTGAACCCCTACCGACGTCCCCGCTCCCTGCCACCAGGCAGGGAGCGGGGACGTTCGTGCTTTGTGGCCAGGCCTGTGCGAAGGCTGCGAGGGCAAAAAACAGTCCCCGGTAGTGCTGCACGTGTCCTGAAGCTTCAGTCGTCACTGTCGCCTCGGTATCGCGCCGGCTTGCCGGGGGCCTGAACCACATCCTGTCGAAGCCGCTCCGCCGACTAGGCGTCCTCATCGACTTTGCGACCTTTTCGGTGTTGTGGCCTAAGAACCACCATCCACGCTTTATGTTCCGAGTCAATGGGTTTTAGGTAAATTTCTCGACGGCTGACGGGTGGGGGCGCCGCAGGCTGGAGACTGCTCGGAGCTGCTGCAGGGTCCGCGGTGCCGCGCAGATTTTGGTGGACAGGTCGGCAGGGTCGCAGGGCAGGCGGAGATCCGAGAGGGGCAGGGGGTGCTGGCGAAGGGAGAGCTGCTCGCCATCTATCCGGAGGGCACGCGTTCCCCCGATGGCCGGCTGTGCAAGGGCAAGGTCGGGGTGGCGGTGATGGCGCGGGCCGCTCAGCTTCCGGTGATTTCGTGCGCGGTGGCTTGGCACGTCCGCCTCGACATGGCCAAGCGGATCAATCTCCTGCCCGTCCCTGTACCAAGCCCGCGCCGAGCAGCGCTCAGCGCGTCGGACGGTAGGTCGCGATGATCACTCCGCTGCTGGTCGGCCGGGCGCTCACCAGCTGCAACTTCTTCAGGTTGGCATCGTCGGCGAACAGCTTCTTGCGGCCCTCGCCGGCCACCACCGGGTGAATCAGCAGTACCAGTTCGTCCAGCAGGTCCTGCTCCAGCAGCGAACGCACCAGCGTCGGGCTGCCCGCGACGGTGATGTCCTTGCCCTCGCTCGCCTTGAGCTCCTCGATCGCGGCCGCCAGATCGCCGTTGATGAGCGTGCTGTTCGCCCAGTCCTCGACACTGTCCAGCGTGGAGGAGACGACGTACTTGGGAGAATCGTTGATCCACTTGGCGAAGCCGACATCCTCGCCGCTGGTCACCGTCGGCCAGTACCCGGCCCACTCGGTGAAGGTCACCCGGCCCAGCAGAATCGTGTCGGCCGTCTCCAGCGTCTCCCCGAGCGCCGCGCCCATCTCCTCGTCAAAAGCGAACTGCCACTCGTTCGGCGACTGGGCGACACCGTCGAGCGAGACGAACAGACCCGAAACGACCTTGCGCATGATTCCTCCGTCATGAGTTCGGGGTCGTCTGCCCGGTCCCGGCCGGGACGGCCCTCTGGCCGGAACGAGCCGACCCCGTCGGCTACGCCAGGAAGACTATGCGGGCATCGAGACTGAGGTCTTGTACAGAAGCGACAGGGGCTCCGCCCTGTCCGGAGCGCTCAGCCGAGTGGCGGTCCGGCCGATGTACCGGGCCAGGGACCGCGCCAGATGCGGCTGGTCGAAGTAGCCCAGCCGGTGCACGACGTCCTGGGCCGGCGCACCCTCCTGGATCAGTACCGCCGCCTCGCGGGCGCGTCGGATCTGCCGGATGGCGCCCCAGGTGAGGCCCGTCGCCGCGACAAGGCGCCGCTGGAGGGTGCGCTCGGAGACGTCGAGGGTGGCGCCGTCGAGCATGGCGGGCACGATCGGGTCGCAGTCCACGATGCCCTCACGCACCATGCGCCGCACGAACGCCTCCGCGTTGTCGTAATCGGGCGGGTGCCAAGCGGAGCCCTTCAGCCAGACGGAGTGCGGCGTCACGTCGGGTATCTCCGCGCTACCGCCCACGAGCCGGCTGATCGGTATGTGCGGCATCGAGGTGCCGAGGGCAAAGCTGATGCCGAAGAACGTGGCGTCCTTGGGGACGGGGGCCAGGCAGGCCTTGGGCTCCGGGCCCAGTACGGCCGCCTGGACCTGACCGTGGTGCTCCCAGAAGACGAGCTCCCAGTGCGATGTCGCGATCGACGTCATCCGGCTCACGTCTTCGCTACGGCTGCGCCACACCCGCTCGATGTACGGCAGCTCCGACGGCCGGCTCTCGATCTCCAGACCCAACCGGATCATCCCCCGTTCACCGCTGCCTGAGCCGCCAGTGTGCCACGTCGTCCGGACGTCCAGAGCGAGTGCGAGATGCGCGGGGAGGATCGGCGCGGCTCGGCCTTGGCTCCCGCTGAGGCGGTCAGGGCACCTTCCTCGCGGCGCAACCATGATCGGCCTTCAGGCATGATGATCACCAACGAGTGATCCATGAGAAGGGGCATCCGTGCACGTAGACAGGCGCTGGGCCAGATCCGCCGTCGCCGCGGCAGGAGCGGTGATTTTCTTCATCACCGCCTGCGATGGGCCGTCAGCCCTGGCAGACGGTGAGAGCTCGCCGAATCCCGACTTCGCGGCTTTCCAGGCCAAGCCCTGTCCAAAGCTCACCGATGGCGACAAGGCCAACGGCCACCTGATCACCACGGCCGCCGGCCCGCGCGAAGGCATCACCGTCCGCCCCGGCGGCGAACCGCAGACAGTCCTCGTCAAGCTCTGCAACACCACCGGCAAGGCACTCCGCGACATCGCGCTCTCCGCGCAGGTCGAGTCCAACTACGCGGGCGAGCAGCCGCCCAAGCTATCGGTGGAGCGGCGCGAGGCCCCCGACGGCGACTGGCATCCCGTCGAACTGGTCGTGGCCAACGACTATCAGCCGTTGACCGGCGCTTCCGGTGCGCAGGACCTGCCTGCCCAGGGCACCCGCACCGTGGAGTACCGGATCAGCGCCGCCGAGGACGCCCCCGCGGGCCGGGGACGGCTCGGTATCCATGCCGTCCGGGCCGACGCAGACCCGTTCGACATGGAGGACATGCGGGGCGGCGGCAGCGGAGGATTCCCGCTCACCACCGCCTCTCGCGAGTGATGGGTCCGACCACATCCGACGCACGGGGGCCAATCCTCACGAGCGGCTGCGGGAGCTGCACACGATTGGAGCCGCGCTTCAGCAGGTCAGCGAATTCCTTCGGTCCCTCCACCTCGACGGCCCGCCGCCCTCACGGGCGGCTGGGTGCTTCGGCCCCGCCGCCTCGCTGCCCCGCCGGACCTGCTCCAGCACCCGTGCATGGAGTACGGCCCTTCGGCGGCACCGGGAGCAGGCTTCCGGTGAGGGTGTACCACTCGTCGGCGTCCGTGTACTGGACGGCAATGCTGACGCGCCCGTCGGGGAGGAGACTGGTGGTGACGGTGAGCTCGCCGGTGATGACGCCGACCTCGGTCATCACGCTGCCGGGCCCGGCTTTCGCCTCGTCGATGAATCGCTCCTGCTGGGGGCCGTGGTCGCTCATGAGGAGCAGGTACCCAGCATCTCGGTGAGCGTGTTCTTCTCGGCTTTGGTCACCGACAGCTCGTACGTCGCCTTCACCCACACCCAGGCCCGGGCGTAGGTGCACCAGTAGGTCTTGGACGGCGGCTGCCACGAGTAACTGTCAAGACTTGTGGATCAGCCTGGGAGTATGACCAACTTGCCCCGGACGTGCCCGCCCTCGCTTTCGCGGTGTGCCTCATGGGCCTCGGCCAGCGAGTATGTTCCGGCCACCGGGACCGTCAACTCGCCGCTCGCCGCCAGGGCCGCGGCTCGTGCCAGCCGCTTGGGGAGCTCATCGGTGTCAGCGGACACGAATCGCACACCGAGTTCAGCCGCGTTGAAGGCGGCAATGGTCGCCACCCGCTCGGGGCCGCCCACCACGTCGATCAACGCCGGCAGTGAGCCCTTTCCCGCCATGTCGAGTGCCGCGTCCACGCCCTTGTGCGAGAGCACGCGGATCCGCTCGGCCAGCCCGTCGCCGTAGGTCACCGGTTCGGCTTTGAGTGAGCGCAGGTACTCATGGTTGTGCTCGCTCGAGGTGCCGATCACGGTGGCGCCGAGACGCCTGGCGAGTTGCACGGTCACTGTGCCGACGCCGCCTGCCGACCCGTCGACGACCAGAGTCTCCCCGGGCTTCAAGCCGATATCGGTCAGCGCCTGATAGGCCGTGTTGGCGGCCACGGGCAGCGCGGCGGCGACTTCCCAG from Streptomyces sp. 6-11-2 encodes:
- a CDS encoding dihydrofolate reductase family protein, which encodes MRKVVSGLFVSLDGVAQSPNEWQFAFDEEMGAALGETLETADTILLGRVTFTEWAGYWPTVTSGEDVGFAKWINDSPKYVVSSTLDSVEDWANSTLINGDLAAAIEELKASEGKDITVAGSPTLVRSLLEQDLLDELVLLIHPVVAGEGRKKLFADDANLKKLQLVSARPTSSGVIIATYRPTR
- a CDS encoding helix-turn-helix domain-containing protein, with amino-acid sequence MIRLGLEIESRPSELPYIERVWRSRSEDVSRMTSIATSHWELVFWEHHGQVQAAVLGPEPKACLAPVPKDATFFGISFALGTSMPHIPISRLVGGSAEIPDVTPHSVWLKGSAWHPPDYDNAEAFVRRMVREGIVDCDPIVPAMLDGATLDVSERTLQRRLVAATGLTWGAIRQIRRAREAAVLIQEGAPAQDVVHRLGYFDQPHLARSLARYIGRTATRLSAPDRAEPLSLLYKTSVSMPA
- a CDS encoding NADP-dependent oxidoreductase; translated protein: MTETYHAVQYTQYGGPEVLGVVELQAPHPGPGEVLVRVRAAGVNPIDWKLRTGALVAMMPVEFPAVPGGDVAGVVEETGDGVCGLTVGDEVFGSIGSGGYAELALAPAGQLARKPEAVSWEVAAALPVAANTAYQALTDIGLKPGETLVVDGSAGGVGTVTVQLARRLGATVIGTSSEHNHEYLRSLKAEPVTYGDGLAERIRVLSHKGVDAALDMAGKGSLPALIDVVGGPERVATIAAFNAAELGVRFVSADTDELPKRLARAAALAASGELTVPVAGTYSLAEAHEAHRESEGGHVRGKLVILPG